The DNA sequence GAGGCTCGAATAAATAGCCATTAGAGGTAACTACTTGTTGGTTGGAGTCAATTTTAAAAGATCCGTCTCTAGTATAAGAAAAGGTTCCATCTGGCATTTGGATTTTGAAAAATCCCATTTCACCGGTGATTGCCATATCTAGTTTATTTCCAGTTGATTGGAAAGACCCGATTTCGAATAATTTCTGAGAAGCTGCTGCGCGAACTCCATGCCCGACGTTAACGCCAGTAGGAATTTCACTCACTGCTGTTGCGGGAGTTCCCGCCAATACCTGGTGTTGATACACTAAGTCTTCAAAGTCTGCACGATTTTTCTTGAAGCCAGTTGTGTTTACGTTAGCTAAATTGTTAGAAATTGTGTCTATATGAAATTGTTGGGCATTCATCCCTGTTGCGGCTGTCCACAAAGAACGCATCATAAAAAATTACCTCTTTTTCTTTACTGTCGGCGATTTAGAAAAAAACCGTAGAACTATTTTTATGGTGGGAGAAAGATTTGCCACAGAGTCGCAGAGACACGGAGGGAGGGA is a window from the Leptospiraceae bacterium genome containing:
- the flgG gene encoding flagellar basal-body rod protein FlgG, with translation MRSLWTAATGMNAQQFHIDTISNNLANVNTTGFKKNRADFEDLVYQHQVLAGTPATAVSEIPTGVNVGHGVRAAASQKLFEIGSFQSTGNKLDMAITGEMGFFKIQMPDGTFSYTRDGSFKIDSNQQVVTSNGYLFEPPIVLPENAILNTLQVAEGGEVTVKIGNDIRPTVVGQIELYRFVNPAGLQAIGKNLFKETVASGPEIAGAPGTEGMGDILQGFLEMSNVKIVEEMVAMIVAQRAYESNSKAIQTSDSMLSTAISLKR